One segment of Acidianus sp. HS-5 DNA contains the following:
- the gcvH gene encoding glycine cleavage system protein GcvH — MGEIKVGKYIILDDRHYTDTDEWVKIEDEVATVGITDYAQKKLRDIVGIELPSVSQEVKAGDPVGTIESVKAASDLYSPLSGTVIEVNEELEASPEIINQDPYGEGWMFKIKIKDKSEAQRLLTPEKYIEKIRGE, encoded by the coding sequence TTGGGAGAAATAAAAGTAGGCAAATACATTATTCTGGATGATAGGCATTATACTGATACCGACGAATGGGTAAAGATAGAAGATGAAGTTGCTACTGTGGGAATAACTGACTATGCTCAAAAGAAGTTAAGAGATATAGTTGGAATTGAATTACCTAGTGTAAGTCAAGAGGTTAAAGCAGGAGATCCAGTCGGGACCATAGAATCAGTTAAAGCCGCCTCTGACCTTTACTCGCCTTTAAGTGGTACTGTAATAGAAGTGAATGAGGAACTTGAAGCTTCACCAGAAATTATAAATCAAGATCCATATGGCGAAGGATGGATGTTTAAAATTAAAATTAAGGATAAATCGGAAGCTCAAAGACTATTAACTCCGGAAAAATATATTGAGAAAATAAGAGGTGAATAA
- the gcvT gene encoding glycine cleavage system aminomethyltransferase GcvT, which yields MFKTPLSSIEEKIGANFGEFAGWEMPMDYTSYQDEHMAVRQSAAFFDLSHMGRIRIKGKKEELDRIVTRSLSAENFRMIGPSAMLNENGGFIDDVMIYKISDNEFLMVTNAINREKDIKWIKSNSSLEVDDLTFEYVMLAIQGRRVWELLGFKTDLQPLQFVLNTTFLGEEVFLLSRSGWTGEDGLEVWAKAEVAERIINKLIEKRVKPAGLITRDSLRQEMGFVLYEEDIDENTTPVEARYWVFDLDKEFIGKEKVEEQLKDGVKRMRVGFKLQKGVRVIPRHGYKIKIVGAEIGEVTSSTYSPYLGRVIGMGYVNSSNAFFGFHASIDIRGKEYRAKISDFPLI from the coding sequence TTGTTTAAAACTCCTCTTTCATCTATTGAAGAAAAGATAGGTGCAAATTTTGGTGAATTCGCAGGCTGGGAAATGCCAATGGATTATACTTCTTATCAAGACGAACATATGGCAGTGAGGCAGAGTGCGGCATTTTTCGATCTTTCTCACATGGGTAGAATAAGGATAAAAGGAAAGAAAGAAGAGCTAGATAGAATAGTAACTAGGTCATTATCTGCTGAAAACTTTAGAATGATAGGCCCCTCTGCAATGTTAAATGAGAATGGCGGCTTTATAGACGATGTCATGATATATAAAATTTCAGATAACGAATTTTTAATGGTAACTAATGCTATAAATAGAGAAAAAGATATCAAATGGATAAAGAGTAACTCATCTCTGGAAGTAGATGATCTAACTTTCGAGTATGTAATGTTAGCAATACAAGGAAGAAGAGTTTGGGAGTTATTAGGATTTAAAACAGACCTTCAGCCTTTACAATTTGTTTTAAATACTACTTTCTTAGGGGAGGAAGTATTTTTATTAAGCAGATCAGGTTGGACTGGAGAAGACGGCTTAGAAGTTTGGGCTAAAGCTGAAGTCGCTGAAAGGATTATAAATAAATTAATTGAAAAAAGAGTCAAACCAGCAGGCTTAATTACTAGAGATAGTTTAAGACAGGAGATGGGTTTTGTGCTGTATGAAGAAGATATAGATGAAAACACGACTCCTGTTGAGGCTAGATATTGGGTCTTCGATTTAGACAAGGAGTTTATAGGAAAAGAGAAGGTAGAAGAGCAGCTGAAAGACGGTGTAAAAAGGATGAGGGTTGGTTTTAAATTACAGAAAGGGGTGAGAGTAATACCGCGCCATGGTTATAAGATAAAAATTGTGGGAGCTGAAATTGGAGAAGTTACTAGCTCTACTTATTCCCCATATTTAGGTAGAGTTATAGGAATGGGTTACGTTAATTCTTCTAATGCGTTCTTTGGATTTCATGCCAGTATAGACATTAGAGGCAAGGAATATAGAGCTAAAATCTCAGACTTTCCATTAATCTAG
- the gcvPA gene encoding aminomethyl-transferring glycine dehydrogenase subunit GcvPA, which produces MDYHPWLPNLDYEKEMLSEIGVKSIDDLFKDVPEEIKLKRLLNIGYSKPLSEYEIYLRLLELEGKNTKLKMPPFLGGGVCPHYVPESVKFVISRSEFYTSYTPYQPEISQGLLQALFEYQSLMADLLEMEVVNSSMYEWGSALAEAVLMAYRINGRKKVVIPASTNPYHKKVLENWTYGKELKIKEIPYNNEEGRINLDIAEKEIDDGTAAVYIQQPNFFGIFETDIEEIVDFAKKKGAVTIMGTNPLSLALIKPPGEYGIDIAVGEGQELGLPLNFGGPYMGIFATRWDGKLVKQMPGRLVGLTVDSEGKRGYTLILQTREQFTRREKATSNITTNEALMAVANAVYISLLGKSGLKKLAEEIYKRSHYALYEFEKKGLGKRKFNSDFFEEFTIGFPISYDKIYENLKVKGIYGGLKISDKDAIFCVTEVHTKHMIDEMIEEVRKIVETS; this is translated from the coding sequence ATGGACTATCATCCTTGGCTTCCCAACCTAGATTACGAGAAAGAAATGCTTAGTGAAATAGGAGTAAAAAGTATTGACGACCTTTTTAAGGATGTTCCAGAAGAAATAAAATTAAAGAGACTGTTAAACATTGGTTACTCAAAACCTCTTTCTGAATACGAAATTTACTTAAGGCTTCTGGAACTTGAGGGAAAAAATACTAAATTAAAAATGCCACCGTTTTTAGGAGGAGGAGTTTGTCCTCACTATGTGCCAGAATCTGTAAAATTTGTCATATCGAGGTCGGAGTTTTATACTTCTTATACTCCTTATCAGCCAGAAATAAGCCAAGGGTTGCTTCAAGCTTTATTTGAGTACCAAAGTTTAATGGCAGACTTACTTGAGATGGAGGTAGTAAATTCGTCAATGTATGAATGGGGTTCCGCATTAGCTGAAGCAGTACTAATGGCTTATAGGATAAATGGTAGGAAAAAAGTTGTAATTCCTGCATCCACTAATCCTTATCATAAGAAGGTATTAGAAAACTGGACTTATGGAAAAGAATTGAAAATAAAGGAAATACCTTACAATAATGAAGAAGGAAGAATTAACCTAGATATTGCAGAAAAGGAAATAGACGATGGAACTGCCGCAGTTTATATCCAACAGCCGAACTTCTTTGGAATATTTGAAACTGATATAGAAGAAATAGTAGATTTCGCAAAAAAGAAAGGAGCAGTAACCATTATGGGTACAAATCCTCTGTCCTTGGCATTAATAAAGCCTCCAGGAGAATATGGCATTGATATTGCAGTTGGAGAAGGCCAAGAACTAGGTTTGCCACTAAATTTTGGCGGACCATATATGGGGATTTTTGCAACAAGATGGGACGGAAAGCTAGTAAAGCAAATGCCTGGCAGATTAGTAGGTTTAACAGTAGATTCTGAAGGGAAAAGAGGATATACTCTTATTTTGCAAACAAGAGAGCAGTTTACTAGGAGAGAGAAGGCAACTTCAAATATAACAACTAATGAAGCATTAATGGCAGTAGCAAACGCAGTGTATATTTCACTTTTAGGAAAGTCAGGATTAAAGAAGCTTGCAGAGGAAATATACAAGAGAAGTCATTATGCACTTTATGAGTTTGAAAAGAAAGGTTTAGGAAAAAGAAAGTTTAACTCAGATTTCTTCGAAGAGTTCACAATAGGATTTCCTATAAGTTATGATAAAATTTACGAGAATTTGAAAGTAAAAGGAATTTACGGTGGATTAAAAATTTCTGACAAGGACGCAATATTTTGTGTTACAGAAGTTCACACAAAGCACATGATAGATGAAATGATAGAAGAGGTGAGAAAAATTGTGGAAACAAGCTAA
- the gcvPB gene encoding aminomethyl-transferring glycine dehydrogenase subunit GcvPB, translated as MWKQANWEEPLIHELSRNGKRKQGTIIPEEDIDVKVDIPDKIKRKNELEIPELSELEVVRHYIRLSQQNFGVDLGMMPLGSCTMKYNPKVEELAGRLVENYHPLQDEDTVQGILEMMYEMQKWLAEMTGMDECSLQIPAGAAGELTGVLMIKRYHESKNRERDEMLVADTAHGTNPASAAMSGYKVIYIKSNQEGLVDIDILKEIVSSKTAGFMLTNPNTLGLFEENILEISKIIHSVDGLLYYDGANLNGILGVARPGDMGFDIVHINLHKTFAVPHGGGGPGAGAICAKGELKDYLPYPVVNKESDKYIFKTPEKSIGKISSFHGNIGNVIRAYTYILGLGPQGISQIGKMSTLATNYLISKLKGVKGLELLAYNRPRKHEVVFSAKPLLNEKGVTAFDIAKALLDRGFYAPTIYFPGIIEEALMIEPTETEPKETLDKFIEALKEILEESYENPAKIQQTPQNTAVKRLDQVKANHPTTITPSYRVLRLREKGIIKILK; from the coding sequence TTGTGGAAACAAGCTAATTGGGAAGAACCATTAATACATGAGCTGTCGAGAAATGGGAAAAGAAAACAAGGAACTATAATACCAGAAGAAGATATAGACGTTAAAGTTGATATACCTGATAAAATTAAGAGAAAAAATGAACTAGAAATACCGGAGTTAAGCGAATTAGAAGTTGTAAGGCATTATATAAGGCTTTCACAGCAGAATTTTGGCGTAGACTTAGGAATGATGCCTTTAGGTTCATGTACTATGAAATATAATCCCAAAGTTGAGGAATTAGCTGGCAGATTAGTTGAAAATTATCATCCATTACAAGATGAAGATACAGTACAAGGAATTCTGGAAATGATGTATGAAATGCAAAAATGGCTAGCAGAAATGACAGGAATGGACGAGTGTAGCTTACAAATTCCTGCAGGAGCAGCAGGTGAATTGACAGGAGTTTTAATGATCAAGAGATATCACGAGAGCAAAAATAGGGAAAGAGATGAAATGTTAGTAGCAGATACGGCACATGGTACTAACCCTGCAAGCGCTGCAATGTCTGGATATAAGGTGATTTATATTAAGTCTAATCAAGAAGGTCTTGTAGATATAGATATCCTAAAAGAGATAGTCAGTTCAAAAACTGCAGGATTTATGCTTACAAACCCTAACACTTTAGGATTATTTGAAGAAAATATACTGGAGATCTCTAAGATAATTCACTCTGTTGACGGTCTGCTATATTATGACGGAGCTAATTTGAACGGTATACTAGGAGTAGCAAGACCTGGAGATATGGGATTTGATATAGTTCACATAAACTTACATAAGACATTCGCTGTGCCACATGGAGGAGGAGGCCCAGGAGCTGGAGCCATTTGTGCGAAAGGAGAACTTAAGGATTATTTACCTTATCCAGTAGTTAACAAGGAGAGTGACAAATATATATTTAAAACTCCAGAAAAATCAATAGGAAAAATATCTTCATTTCATGGAAATATAGGAAATGTTATAAGGGCATATACTTACATACTGGGCTTAGGACCTCAAGGTATTTCGCAAATAGGGAAAATGAGTACGTTAGCAACTAACTATTTAATTTCAAAACTTAAGGGAGTAAAGGGCTTAGAATTATTAGCATATAATAGGCCAAGAAAACACGAAGTAGTATTTAGCGCTAAGCCTTTACTGAATGAGAAAGGAGTTACCGCATTTGATATAGCTAAGGCGTTGCTTGATAGAGGATTTTATGCTCCAACTATTTATTTCCCTGGAATTATAGAAGAAGCGTTAATGATAGAACCAACTGAGACAGAACCTAAGGAGACCTTAGATAAATTCATAGAAGCATTAAAAGAGATTCTAGAAGAGAGTTATGAAAATCCAGCAAAAATACAACAAACTCCTCAAAACACTGCAGTAAAAAGATTAGACCAAGTAAAGGCTAATCACCCTACAACGATTACTCCGTCTTATAGAGTATTAAGACTTAGAGAGAAGGGAATAATAAAAATATTGAAATGA
- a CDS encoding signal peptidase I has product MKKSDIVIIAFIVFIYILFFTNIITTASVEGVSMYPVFQNGALTFYGPPENIQYHNVIIYKSPEYGIYVIHRVVDVNGNHYVTQGVDKISNPYPDNRIGLEPRQGIPTCNVVGKVTEVDGYIISIPYLGYLSILFSYL; this is encoded by the coding sequence ATGAAGAAGAGTGATATTGTAATCATCGCCTTTATTGTTTTTATTTATATTTTATTTTTCACTAATATAATTACTACTGCAAGTGTAGAGGGAGTTTCAATGTATCCAGTTTTCCAAAACGGTGCATTAACATTTTACGGTCCTCCCGAGAATATACAATATCACAATGTTATCATTTATAAATCTCCTGAGTACGGAATTTATGTAATTCACAGAGTTGTAGATGTAAACGGAAATCATTATGTTACGCAAGGTGTAGATAAGATATCAAATCCGTATCCAGATAACAGAATAGGTTTAGAGCCTAGGCAAGGAATTCCTACGTGCAATGTTGTGGGAAAAGTTACTGAAGTTGATGGTTACATAATTTCAATACCTTACTTAGGTTATCTTTCTATATTATTTTCATATCTATGA
- a CDS encoding ZPR1-type zinc finger protein, producing the protein MPKRKQKEIDVCPNCGTKVDKPAKTWNLVSPLPDAEGRITITVMGSFVCPNCGYKWRGVVSKIKAGGSSVEVQGKNGTVKKIGEDKKDKKDEGEIIELDLSDLDEEE; encoded by the coding sequence ATGCCAAAAAGAAAACAAAAAGAAATAGATGTTTGTCCTAACTGTGGCACCAAAGTAGATAAACCTGCTAAGACTTGGAACTTAGTTTCTCCCTTACCAGATGCAGAAGGCAGGATAACTATTACAGTCATGGGATCCTTCGTTTGTCCCAACTGTGGATATAAGTGGAGAGGAGTAGTATCTAAGATAAAAGCAGGCGGATCATCTGTGGAGGTTCAAGGTAAAAACGGAACAGTTAAAAAAATTGGAGAAGATAAAAAGGATAAAAAAGATGAGGGAGAAATAATAGAGCTAGACTTAAGTGACCTTGATGAAGAAGAGTGA
- the eno gene encoding phosphopyruvate hydratase: MSDKFTIKKIKGIEILDSRGNRTIRVFVETEGGIKSFGDAPAGASKGSREALELRDSKGGVKPAVDSVNYFINDALRGFDVRMQDKIDKMLIELDGTENKSKLGANAIIATSIAVAKAAANALGLEIFQYIGGGRKHRIPVPLLNILNGGLHAGNNLKIQEFIIIPLKFNNFREALFASTEVYKQLKNIITEKFGKIYTALGDEGGVSPPLNKTEEALELVAEAVKRAGYEKEFFFGMDAASSDFYDEKEGIYEIDGTKKSAEEMIDYYLDLAGKYPILYLEDPFNENDFEHFAVLQSKLSNTIISGDDLYTTNVKYLKKGIENKSTKGVIVKPNQIGTLTETYEFFDMARENSIKTVISHRSGETEDNFIADLAVGLNSDFIKTGAPARGERTAKYNRVLEIENDYEIEYENKNII; encoded by the coding sequence TTGTCTGACAAGTTCACTATTAAAAAAATAAAAGGAATAGAAATACTTGATTCAAGAGGAAATAGAACCATAAGAGTATTTGTAGAAACAGAAGGAGGAATAAAGTCCTTCGGTGATGCTCCCGCGGGAGCATCTAAAGGTAGTAGGGAAGCTCTAGAATTAAGAGACAGTAAGGGTGGAGTTAAACCAGCAGTAGATTCTGTAAATTATTTTATAAATGACGCGCTAAGAGGTTTTGATGTAAGAATGCAGGACAAAATTGATAAAATGTTAATAGAGCTTGACGGAACTGAAAATAAATCCAAATTAGGTGCAAACGCTATAATTGCAACATCAATAGCTGTGGCAAAAGCTGCAGCTAATGCATTGGGACTTGAAATCTTCCAGTATATAGGCGGAGGAAGAAAGCATAGAATTCCAGTTCCGCTTTTAAATATACTTAATGGAGGACTCCATGCAGGTAATAATCTAAAAATTCAAGAATTCATTATAATTCCTTTAAAATTTAACAATTTCAGAGAAGCCCTATTTGCATCAACGGAAGTTTATAAACAATTAAAAAATATAATAACTGAGAAATTCGGCAAAATTTACACCGCACTAGGAGATGAAGGCGGCGTATCTCCTCCTCTCAACAAGACTGAGGAAGCATTAGAATTAGTAGCAGAAGCCGTAAAAAGAGCGGGATACGAAAAGGAATTTTTCTTTGGAATGGATGCTGCATCTTCAGATTTCTATGATGAAAAAGAAGGTATATACGAAATAGACGGAACGAAGAAATCTGCGGAAGAAATGATAGATTATTACCTAGATTTGGCAGGAAAATACCCAATTTTATACTTAGAAGATCCATTTAATGAAAATGACTTTGAACATTTTGCAGTTTTACAATCCAAACTTAGTAATACTATTATATCGGGAGATGATTTATACACTACTAACGTTAAATATCTCAAAAAGGGGATAGAAAACAAGTCAACCAAAGGAGTTATAGTTAAGCCTAATCAAATTGGAACATTAACAGAAACTTATGAGTTCTTCGATATGGCAAGAGAAAATTCTATAAAAACTGTAATAAGCCATAGAAGCGGAGAGACTGAAGATAACTTCATTGCAGATTTAGCTGTAGGGTTAAATAGCGATTTTATAAAGACTGGAGCTCCTGCTAGAGGAGAAAGAACTGCTAAATATAATAGAGTCCTAGAAATAGAAAATGATTACGAAATAGAATATGAAAATAAAAATATTATCTAA
- the cdvA gene encoding cell division protein CdvA, with product MISAEILMKYIGQKVKDPYGRDFGYIVHVYTEVDGTVTEIEVSQGNSFNTIDPSRIKIDGDSIIVLPDWKADAIRTLTYMEKIRKRQRALEELYTKQEIPKSTYDDMKRKLDTEMVKIRDDYTKVKNKLKQRLNDVEDQLTQIDKAMISVKMSYIAAEMSENSYKNSIEILRQAKDSYSMEKDDIRKTLDKLDLLDKEGLDLKTPTPISNTSDQGNKSDQNKSDIPMPIPVKVINTL from the coding sequence ATGATATCAGCTGAGATATTAATGAAATACATTGGACAAAAAGTAAAAGACCCATATGGTAGGGATTTCGGATACATTGTTCATGTTTACACAGAGGTTGATGGAACTGTAACTGAAATAGAGGTTTCCCAAGGGAATTCTTTTAATACTATTGATCCTTCCAGGATAAAAATTGATGGAGATAGTATTATAGTTTTACCTGATTGGAAAGCCGATGCAATAAGAACATTAACGTATATGGAAAAAATCAGAAAAAGACAAAGAGCATTAGAGGAATTATATACTAAACAAGAAATTCCAAAATCTACTTATGACGATATGAAAAGAAAACTGGATACAGAGATGGTAAAAATAAGGGACGACTATACGAAAGTTAAGAATAAGTTAAAACAGAGACTAAACGATGTAGAAGATCAATTAACTCAAATTGATAAGGCAATGATATCAGTGAAAATGAGCTATATAGCAGCAGAAATGTCTGAGAACTCATATAAAAATTCTATAGAAATTCTGAGACAAGCTAAAGACAGTTATAGTATGGAAAAGGATGATATAAGGAAGACATTAGATAAGCTTGACTTATTAGATAAGGAAGGGCTTGACTTAAAAACACCAACACCAATAAGTAATACCTCAGATCAGGGTAATAAGAGCGACCAGAATAAGTCGGACATACCAATGCCTATACCAGTAAAGGTAATAAATACTTTATGA
- the cdvB gene encoding cell division protein CdvB has protein sequence MLEKLPIFSRFNGDKKKRAQLGKLLTEISIKLKDQQSKLEEGMHRLKERDKELFEKLVRAQIEGDTARATIYAQEISDIRKMIKIIYTAFLAIEKVRLKLDTVQELQGVSLVLFPVVKILGELKDQIRGIAPEVALALDSITSSVNSIAVETGALSDKTVLPSTVDEQAKKIMEEAQRTAEIKIKEMLPDLPHPPTTTPVKLQQERKKLDERELLNYINNNGGFLDIEYVVKKYGVEKDEIMGLLKEMATKGLISIEA, from the coding sequence ATGCTAGAAAAGTTACCCATATTTTCACGCTTTAATGGTGATAAGAAAAAGAGAGCTCAGCTTGGCAAGCTATTAACTGAAATATCAATTAAGTTAAAGGATCAACAAAGCAAGTTAGAGGAAGGAATGCATAGGTTAAAAGAAAGAGATAAGGAACTTTTTGAAAAGCTTGTTAGAGCACAAATAGAGGGTGATACTGCAAGGGCCACAATTTATGCTCAAGAAATTTCAGACATTAGAAAAATGATTAAAATAATCTATACAGCATTCTTAGCAATAGAGAAGGTAAGGCTAAAGTTAGATACTGTACAAGAATTACAGGGAGTATCTTTAGTCCTATTCCCTGTAGTGAAAATCTTGGGAGAACTGAAGGATCAAATAAGGGGGATAGCACCAGAGGTTGCTTTGGCTTTAGATTCAATAACAAGCAGTGTAAATAGTATTGCAGTAGAAACTGGAGCTTTGAGCGATAAGACAGTTTTACCTTCTACGGTAGATGAACAAGCTAAGAAAATTATGGAAGAAGCACAAAGAACTGCAGAGATTAAGATAAAAGAAATGCTACCAGATTTGCCTCATCCGCCAACTACAACTCCAGTAAAATTACAACAGGAAAGGAAAAAGCTAGATGAGAGGGAACTTTTAAACTATATTAATAATAACGGAGGATTTTTAGACATAGAATATGTAGTTAAAAAATACGGAGTAGAAAAAGACGAAATAATGGGTTTACTTAAGGAAATGGCAACCAAAGGACTAATTAGTATTGAGGCATGA
- the cdvC gene encoding cell division protein CdvC: MSAPVMLEEMARKYAITAVRADKEGNKDEAVTYYKKAIDVLTQIVVLYPNSPTRQAYEQMIDEYKKRVNALENMLPDTPQEDNTQKTDDELVMKEKPKVSFSDIVGLDDVKEALKESIIYPSRRPDLFPLGWPRGILLYGPPGNGKTMLAAAVANEIDSYFIHVDAASIMSKWLGEAEKNVAKIFNTAREYSKKDNKPAIIFVDEIDALLGTYTSEVGGEVRVRNQFLKEMDGIMDKNENSMVYVIGATNKPWRLDEPFLRRFQKRIYVPLPDFNQRLELFKNYTSKVKLSNVNLQELANITEGYSASDIRDIIQSAHMRVVKEMFEKNLSEPREITTEDFKEVLKIRKPSVNQELLKAYEAWTEKFKAL; this comes from the coding sequence ATGAGCGCACCAGTAATGCTAGAGGAGATGGCAAGGAAATACGCTATAACTGCAGTTAGAGCGGATAAAGAAGGTAATAAAGATGAAGCAGTAACTTATTATAAGAAAGCAATAGACGTTTTAACTCAAATAGTAGTTTTATATCCGAATTCTCCAACAAGGCAAGCTTACGAGCAAATGATTGACGAATATAAGAAACGTGTAAACGCTCTTGAGAATATGTTACCTGATACGCCTCAAGAAGATAACACGCAAAAAACTGATGATGAATTAGTTATGAAAGAAAAACCTAAAGTTTCCTTCTCAGATATTGTTGGCTTAGACGATGTAAAAGAAGCACTAAAAGAGTCCATAATATATCCTTCAAGGAGACCTGACTTATTCCCGTTAGGATGGCCTAGAGGGATCCTATTATATGGACCTCCAGGCAATGGAAAAACAATGCTTGCTGCAGCAGTAGCAAATGAAATAGATTCTTACTTTATTCATGTTGATGCAGCATCTATCATGTCAAAATGGTTAGGAGAAGCTGAAAAGAATGTTGCTAAAATATTCAACACTGCAAGAGAATATTCCAAGAAAGATAATAAACCAGCTATAATCTTCGTTGATGAAATTGACGCATTACTTGGAACATATACTTCTGAAGTAGGCGGAGAAGTTAGAGTTAGAAACCAGTTCTTAAAGGAAATGGACGGAATAATGGACAAGAATGAAAACTCCATGGTTTATGTTATAGGCGCTACTAATAAACCTTGGAGACTTGATGAACCGTTCTTAAGGAGATTTCAAAAAAGAATTTATGTACCGTTACCAGATTTTAATCAGAGATTAGAATTGTTCAAAAATTATACATCAAAAGTGAAGCTAAGTAATGTTAATCTCCAAGAATTAGCCAACATCACTGAAGGTTATTCTGCAAGCGATATAAGGGATATAATTCAGTCAGCTCACATGAGGGTAGTGAAAGAAATGTTTGAGAAGAACTTGTCAGAACCTAGAGAGATAACTACGGAAGACTTTAAAGAAGTCTTAAAAATAAGGAAGCCTAGCGTTAATCAAGAACTCCTTAAAGCATATGAAGCTTGGACTGAAAAGTTTAAGGCGTTATAA